A genome region from Euphorbia lathyris chromosome 4, ddEupLath1.1, whole genome shotgun sequence includes the following:
- the LOC136227985 gene encoding uncharacterized protein has product MSNRSYTRINTLELKAFIVKRIGHQRADTYFDQLTRFFSAKLTKSEFDKCCIKIIGKENIPLHNRLIRSIVKNACLAKVPPSKDVRKVESNLNVKTPNGYQRNCLQSLYGDAFPLSPRKGRSPVTRDRKFKDRPSPLGPLGKPQSMVCEQQSATELLSLGSRPPVEVISVEDGEEVEQAAGSPGVQSRSPVTAPLGVSMNLGGARKSLSNISVCGKRPRETCLNDGFLPDTRSLRSRLERRLETEGMSVSVDCVNLLNNALDTYLKRLIEPCIGLASSRSRSDRLRKVNSQVFPSPNGMLPGACTASMLDFHTAMEMNPRILGVDWPTVFEKVSLRVYEEE; this is encoded by the coding sequence ATGTCTAATCGAAGCTATACTCGGATAAATACATTAGAGCTCAAAGCTTTTATTGTTAAAAGGATTGGGCATCAAAGAGCAGATACGTACTTTGATCAGCTGACAAGATTTTTCAGTGCTAAGCTAACCAAATCTGAATTTGATAAGTGTTGCATTAAGATTATTGGTAAGGAAAATATCCCTCTTCACAACCGACTGATTCGATCGATTGTCAAGAATGCTTGCCTAGCAAAAGTTCCTCCCTCAAAAGATGTTAGAAAAGTAGAAAGTAATCTTAATGTCAAAACTCCAAATGGGTATCAGAGAAATTGCCTTCAGTCGCTTTACGGGGATGCCTTTCCTCTGTCCCCTAGGAAGGGCCGGTCTCCTGTTACCCGAGATCGCAAGTTTAAGGACCGCCCTAGTCCTCTGGGTCCACTTGGGAAGCCTCAAAGTATGGTGTGTGAGCAGCAAAGTGCTACAGAATTGCTTTCACTTGGCAGCAGACCTCCAGTTGAAGTTATCTCTGTCGAAGACGGGGAAGAGGTTGAGCAGGCAGCTGGGAGCCCAGGTGTTCAAAGTCGAAGCCCTGTAACTGCTCCTCTTGGTGTTTCCATGAATTTAGGCGGAGCTCGCAAATCGCTTTCCAATATATCAGTATGTGGCAAACGACCTCGAGAGACCTGTCTAAACGACGGTTTTCTACCTGATACAAGATCGTTAAGAAGTCGTTTGGAGCGCAGATTGGAGACAGAGGGGATGAGTGTATCAGTGGATTGTGTTAACTTGTTGAATAATGCATTAGACACCTACTTGAAGAGGTTGATTGAGCCATGTATTGGCTTAGCTAGCTCAAGATCTCGCAGTGATCGTTTAAGAAAAGTTAATAGTCAGGTTTTCCCCAGTCCGAATGGGATGTTGCCTGGTGCTTGTACAGCATCCATGTTGGATTTTCATACTGCAATGGAAATGAATCCCCGGATACTTGGAGTAGATTGGCCCACCGTTTTCGAGAAAGTTTCATTACGGGTTTATGAAGAAGAATGA